In one window of Chanodichthys erythropterus isolate Z2021 chromosome 23, ASM2448905v1, whole genome shotgun sequence DNA:
- the LOC137013442 gene encoding myosin-7: MGDAQMEEFGAAAPYLRKSDRERLEAQTRPFDMKRECFVPDPEEEYVKGTILSRDGDKVTCDTEKGKTVTVKEADIHPQNPPKFDKIEDMAMFTFLHEPAVLFNLKERYAAWMIYTYSGLFCVTVNPYKWLPVYNQEVVLAYRGKKRSEAPPHIFSISDNAYQYMLSDRENQSILITGESGAGKTVNTKRVIQYFASIAASPTKKDPSSEKKGTLEDQIIQCNPALEAFGNAKTIRNDNSSRFGKFIRIHFAANGKLASADIETYLLEKSRVTFQLKAERDYHIFYQILSQKKPELLEMLLITANPYDYAFISQGETQVASINDAEELMATDEAFDVLGFTQEEKNSIYKLVGSVMHYGNMKFKQKQREEQAEADGTEDADKSAYLMGLNSADLIKALCHPRVKVGNEWVTKGQNVQQVYYAVGALSKSVYEKMFLWMVVRINQSLDTKQPRQYFIGVLDIAGFEIFEFNTFEQLCINFTNEKLQQFFNHHMFVLEQEEYKKEGIEWVFIDFGMDLQACIDLIEKPMGIMSILEEECMFPKASDATFKAKLYDNHLGKSANFQKPRIIKGKQEAHFSLIHYAGTVDYNINNWLVKNKDPLNETVVGLYQKSTMKLLAHLFANYAGADSATEGGGGGKGKEKKKKGSSFQTVSALHRENLNKLMTNLRSTHPHFVRCIIPNETKTPGAMENPLVMHQLRCNGVLEGIRICRKGFPNRILYGDFKQRYRILNPAAIPEGQFIDSRKGAEKLLGSLDIDHTQYRFGHTKVFFKAGLLGTLEEMRDDRLALIITNIQARSRGLLARLEFQKLVDRRDALLVIQWNVRAFMGVKNWPWMKLYFKIKPLLRSAEAEKEMANMKEEFLKLKEAYAKSEARRKELEEKMVTLLQEKNDLQLQVQTEQDNLCDAEERCEGLIKNKIQLEAKTKELIERLEDEEEMNAELTAKKRKLEDECSELKKDIDDLELTLAKVEKEKHATENKVKNLTEEMAALDEIIAKLTKEKKALQEAHQQTLDDLQSEEDKVNTLTKAKAKLEQQVDDLEGSLEQEKKLRMDLERVKRKLEGDLKLTQESVMDLENDKQQLEERIKKKDFEISQLSSRIEDEQAMAGQLQKKLKELQARIEELEEELEAERAARAKVEKQRADLSRELEEISERLEEAGGATAAQIEMNKKREAEFQKVRRDLEEATLQHEATAATLRKKHADSVADLGEQIDNLQRVKQKLEKEKSELRLELDDVVSNMEQLAKSKANLEKMCRTLEDQMSEYRTKYEEGQRSINDFTMQKARLQTENGELSRQLEEKDSLVSQLTRGKQSYTQQIEDLKRQLEEEIKAKNALAHAVQSARHDAELLREQYEEEQEAKAELQRSLSKANSEVAQWRTKYETDAIQRTEELEDAKKKLAQRLQDAEEAVEAVNAKCSSLEKTKHRLQNEIEDLMVDVERSNAAAAALDKKQRNFDKVLAEWKQKYEESQSELESSQKEARSLSTELFKLKNSYEESLDHLETMKRENKNLQEEIADLTEQIGESGKNIHELEKVRKQLEQEKAEIQTALEEAEASLEHEEGKILRAQLEFNQIKAEIERKLAEKDEEMEQAKRNQQRIVDTLQSSLESETRSRNEALRLKKKMEGDLNEMEIQLSQANRQAAEAQKQLKGLHGHLKDTQLQLDDALRSNDDLKENIAIVERRNNLLQAELDELRSLVEQTERGRKLAEQELLDVSERVQLLHSQNTSLLNQKKKLEGDNTQLQTEVEEAVQECRNAEEKAKKAITDAAMMAEELKKEQDTSAHLERMKKNMEQTIKDLQHRLDEAEQIAMKGGKKQVQKLEARVRELENEVEIEQRKASESVKGIRKYERRVKELTYQTEEDRKNLARLQDLVDKLQLKVKSYKRTAEEAEEQANANLGKFRKLQHELDEAEERADIAESQVNKLRAKSRDTGAKKGHDEE, from the exons ATGGGGGATGCCCAGATGGAGGAGTTTGGAGCTGCTGCTCCGTACCTCAGGAAGTCGGACAGGGAGCGACTGGAGGCCCAAACGCGCCCCTTTGACATGAAAAGGGAATGTTTCGTCCCTGATCCTGAGGAGGAGTATGTGAAAGGAACCATTCTGAGTCGGGACGGTGATAAAGTCACCTGTGACACAGAAAAAGGCAAA ACGGTAACTGTGAAGGAGGCTGATATTCACCCTCAGAACCCGCCGAAGTTCGATAAAATTGAGGACATGGCGATGTTCACCTTCCTGCACGAGCCCGCTGTGCTGTTTAACCTCAAAGAGCGTTACGCAGCCTGGATGATCTAC ACCTACTCTGGGCTCTTCTGTGTCACTGTGAACCCCTACAAGTGGCTGCCAGTGTACAACCAGGAAGTCGTCCTTGCTTACAGAGGCAAGAAGAGGAGTGAAGCTCCTCCTCACATCTTCTCCATCTCTGACAATGCCTACCAGTACATGCTGTCAG ACAGAGAAAACCAGTCTATTCTTATCAC TGGAGAATCTGGTGCTGGAAAGACTGTGAACACCAAAAGAGTCATTCAGTACTTTGCCAGCATTGCTGCTAGTCCTACGAAGAAGGACCCCAGCAGTGAAAAGAAG GGTACTCTGGAGGATCAAATCATCCAGTGTAATCCTGCTCTTGAGGCCTTTGGTAATGCCAAGACCATCAGGAATGACAACTCCTCCAGATTT GGCAAGTTCATCCGGATTCACTTCGCAGCAAATGGCAAACTCGCTTCTGCAGATATTGAGACTT ATCTTCTGGAGAAGTCTCGTGTGACTTTCCAGCTCAAGGCTGAGAGAGACTACCACATCTTCTACCAGATCCTGTCTCAGAAGAAACCGGAACTTTTAG AGATGCTGCTGATCACAGCAAATCCTTACGATTATGCCTTCATCTCCCAAGGAGAGACGCAAGTGGCCTCTATTAATGATGCTGAAGAGCTGATGGCTACTGAT GAAGCGTTTGATGTGTTGGGCTTCACCCAAGAGGAGAAGAACAGCATCTACAAGCTGGTTGGTTCCGTCATGCACTACGGCAACATGAAGTTCAAACAGAAGCAAAGAGAGGAACAGGCCGAGGCTGATGGGACTGAGG ATGCTGATAAATCAGCTTATCTGATGGGCCTGAACTCTGCTGATCTCATCAAGGCTCTGTGCCACCCAAGAGTCAAAGTAGGAAATGAGTGGGTCACCAAGGGACAGAATGTCCAGCAG GTGTACTATGCTGTTGGCGCTCTTTCCAAATCAGTATACGAGAAGATGTTCCTCTGGATGGTTGTGAGAATCAACCAATCCCTGGACACCAAACAGCCTCGCCAGTACTTCATTGGTGTGCTGGACATTGCTGGATTTGAGATCTTTGAA TTCAACACCTTTGAGCAGCTGTGCATCAACTTCACTAATGAGAAGTTGCAGCAGTTCTTCAACCACCACATGTTTGTGCTGGAGCAAGAGGAATACAAGAAGGAGGGCATTGAGTGGGTGTTTATTGACTTTGGCATGGACTTGCAGGCTTGTATTGATCTCATTGAAAAG CCCATGGGTATCATGTCCATCCTTGAAGAGGAGTGCATGTTCCCCAAAGCCAGTGATGCAACATTTAAAGCTAAGCTTTATGACAACCATTTGGGGAAATCCGCTAACTTCCAGAAGCCCAGGATTATCAAGGGTAAACAAGAGGCCCATTTCTCCCTGATTCACTATGCTGGCACTGTGGACTACAACATCAATAACTGGTTGGTGAAGAACAAGGACCCTCTAAATGAGACGGTTGTTGGCCTCTATCAGAAGTCCACCATGAAACTGTTGGCTCACCTATTTGCCAATTATGCTGGTGCTGACTCAG ccacggagggaggaggaggaggcaaaggaaaggagaagaagaaaaagggCTCTTCTTTCCAGACTGTGTCTGCCCTTCACAGG GAGAACTTGAACAAGCTGATGACCAACTTGAGGTCAACTCACCCTCACTTTGTGCGCTGCATCATCCCCAATGAGACTAAGACTCCTGGGGCGATGGAGAATCCTCTGGTCATGCACCAGCTGCGCTGTAACGGTGTGCTGGAGGGCATCAGGATCTGCAGAAAGGGATTCCCCAACAGGATCCTGTATGGAGATTTCAAGCAAAG ATACCGTATCCTTAACCCTGCTGCCATCCCAGAGGGTCAGTTCATTGACAGCAGGAAAGGAGCTGAGAAATTATTAGGCTCTTTGGATATCGACCACACCCAGTACAGATTTGGACATACTAAG GTGTTCTTCAAGGCTGGTCTACTGGGTACCCTTGAAGAAATGAGAGACGACCGTCTTGCACTCATCATCACCAATATTCAAGCAAGATCACGTGGTCTTCTCGCAAGACTTGAATTCCAGAAGCTTGTTGATCGCAG AGATGCATTGCTTGTGATCCAGTGGAATGTACGTGCCTTCATGGGTGTCAAGAATTGGCCCTGGATGAAGCTCTACTTCAAGATCAAACCACTGCTGAGATCTGCTGAAGCGGAGAAAGAGATGGCCAACATGAAGGAAGAATTCCTGAAGTTGAAGGAGGCTTATGCCAAATCTGAAGCCCGCAGAAAGGAGCTCGAAGAAAAGATGGTTACTCTTCTCCAAGAGAAGAATGACCTGCAACTCCAAGTCCAAACT GAGCAAGATAATCTTTGCGATGCTGAGGAGAGATGTGAGGGTCTGATCAAGAATAAGATCCAGCTTGAGGCCAAAACCAAAGAGCTGATTGAGAGACTGGAGGATGAAGAAGAAATGAATGCTGAGCTGACTGCAAAGAAACGAAAGCTGGAGGATGAATGTTCTGAGCTCAAGAAGGACATTGATGATCTCGAGCTCACTCTGGCCAAAGTGGAGAAAGAGAAACATGCCACTGAGAACAAG GTTAAAAACCTGACAGAAGAGATGGCAGCTTTGGATGAGATCATCGCTAAGCTGACCAAGGAGAAGAAAGCTCTTCAGGAGGCCCATCAACAAACGCTGGATGACCTCCAGAGTGAGGAAGACAAAGTCAACACACTCACCAAAGCCAAAGCCAAGCTGGAGCAACAAGTGGATGAT CTTGAGGGTTCCCTGGAACAGGAAAAGAAGCTTCGTATGGATCTGGAGAGGGTAAAGAGGAAGCTCGAGGGAGACTTAAAGTTGACCCAAGAGAGTGTGATGGACCTGGAAAATGACAAACAGCAACTGGAAGAGAGGATTAAAAA GAAGGATTTTGAGATCAGTCAGCTCAGTAGCAGGATTGAAGATGAGCAGGCAATGGCAGGCCAACTCCAGAAGAAACTGAAGGAACTGCAG GCTCGTATTGAAGAGCTTGAGGAAGAGCTGGAGGCTGAGAGAGCTGCTCGTGCTAAAGTTGAGAAACAGAGAGCTGATCTGTCCAGAGAACTGGAGGAGATCAGTGAGAGGTTGGAAGAGGCTGGTGGAGCCACTGCTGCCCAGATTGAGATGAACAAGAAACGTGAAGCTGAGTTCCAGAAAGTGCGCAGAGACCTTGAAGAGGCCACTCTGCAACATGAGGCCACTGCAGCTACACTGAGGAAGAAACATGCAGACAGTGTGGCTGATCTGGGAGAGCAGATTGACAACCTCCAGAGAGTGAAGCAGAAGCTGGAGAAAGAGAAGAGTGAACTCAGACTGGAACTGGACGATGTGGTCTCCAACATGGAGCAGCTTGCCAAGTCCAAG GCAAACTTGGAGAAAATGTGCAGGACTCTTGAGGACCAGATGTCAGAATACAGAACAAAATATGAAGAAGGACAACGCAGCATCAATGACTTTACCATGCAAAAAGCTAGGTTGCAAACTGAAAATG gGGAGCTTTCTAGACAGCTGGAAGAAAAGGATTCATTGGTCTCTCAGCTAACAAGAGGCAAGCAGTCCTACACCCAGCAGATTGAGGACCTCAAGAGACAACTAGAGGAGGAAATCAAG GCTAAGAATGCCCTGGCCCATGCAGTTCAGTCTGCTCGCCATGATGCTGAACTGCTGAGGGAGCAATATGAGGAGGAGCAAGAAGCCAAGGCTGAGCTGCAGCGTAGTCTGTCCAAGGCAAACTCTGAGGTGGCTCAGTGGAGAACCAAGTATGAAACTGATGCCATCCAGAGAACTGAGGAGCTGGAGGATGCTAA GAAGAAACTTGCTCAGCGTCTGCAAGATGCAGAAGAAGCTGTGGAAGCTGTTAATGCTAAATGCTCCTCTCTGGAGAAGACCAAGCACAGGCTGCAGAATGAGATTGAAGATCTCATGGTGGATGTGGAGAGATccaatgctgctgctgctgctctggACAAGAAGCAAAGAAACTTTGACAAG GTCCTAGCTGAATGGAAGCAGAAATATGAGGAGTCTCAGAGTGAGCTGGAAAGCTCCCAGAAGGAAGCCAGATCTCTGAGCACTGAACTATTCAAACTGAAGAACTCTTATGAAGAGTCTCTGGATCATTTGGAAACTATGAAGAGAGAAAACAAGAACCTCCAAG AGGAGATTGCTGATCTCACTGAACAAATTGGTGAGAGTGGAAAAAACATACATGAACTAGAGAAAGTTCGTAAGCAGTTGGAGCAGGAAAAAGCTGAAATTCAAACTGCTCTGGAAGAGGCCGAG GCCTCCCTTGAGCATGAAGAAGGAAAGATTCTCAGAGCTCAGCTGGAGTTCAATCAGATCAAAGCTGAAATTGAACGTAAGCTGGCTGAGAAAGATGAGGAGATGGAGCAGGCCAAGAGGAACCAGCAGAGAATTGTGGATACCCTGCAGAGCTCACTGGAATCAGAGACTCGCAGCAGAAATGAAGCTCTCAGACTGAAGAAGAAAATGGAGGGAGACCTCAATGAGATGGAGATTCAGCTCAGCCAGGCTAACAGACAGGCAGCAGAAGCCCAGAAGCAACTCAAGGGTCTTCATGGACATCTCAAA GATACCCAACTGCAACTAGATGATGCTCTTCGTAGTAATGATGATCTTAAAGAGAACATTGCCATTGTGGAGAGACGCAACAATCTACTGCAGGCTGAACTGGATGAGCTGAGATCCCTGGTGGAACAGACTGAGAGAGGAAGGAAACTGGCTGAGCAGGAACTGCTGGATGTCAGTGAGAGAGTTCAGCTCCTGCATTCTCAG AACACCAGCCTGCTGAATCAGAAGAAGAAGCTGGAGGGAGATAATACTCAGCTTCAGACTGAGGTTGAGGAGGCAGTGCAGGAGTGCAGGAATGCTGAGGAAAAAGCCAAGAAGGCCATCACTGATGCTGCCATGATGGCTGAGGAGCTGAAGAAGGAGCAGGACACCAGTGCTCATCTGGAGCGCATGAAGAAGAACATGGAGCAGACCATCAAGGACCTGCAGCACCGTCTTGATGAAGCTGAGCAGATCGCAATGAAGGGTGGCAAGAAGCAGGTCCAGAAACTGGAAGCTAGG GTGagagagttggaaaatgaggtGGAGATAGAACAGAGAAAAGCAAGCGAGTCTGTGAAAGGAATCCGTAAATATGAGAGACGTGTCAAGGAGCTCACCTACCAG ACTGAGGAAGACCGTAAGAATCTGGCTCGTCTTCAAGACCTTGTGGACAAACTCCAGCTGAAGGTCAAATCCTACAAGAGAACTGCTGAAGAGGCT GAGGAACAGGCCAATGCCAATCTGGGCAAGTTCCGTAAGCTGCAGCATGAGCTGGATGAGGCAGAGGAGAGGGCTGATATTGCTGAATCTCAGGTCAACAAACTTAGAGCCAAAAGCCGTGATACAGGAGCCAAG AAAGGGCACGATGAAGAGTGA